Proteins from a genomic interval of Plasmodium reichenowi strain SY57 chromosome 13, whole genome shotgun sequence:
- a CDS encoding putative membrane protein (conserved Plasmodium membrane protein, unknown function) — MVDIDKEPISNENNIKYLKVYSNILFKYTEAQEKKKEYIDVALLGDNIKEEKRFFKLINIDIILIILWFFVLYSFSYNIVEVRNFQNDLYNNINESTFYSETFYKSLSDNIKKINNDYSYESRKKDYTTFKNINNKFELASWIKNEFVKNVSYEKYFNNNIIFGNCWRITMRLYNNNNNNSNDSLIKKFYNKKKLYEIYSDTNFLKEIENKQNISYPYFDKKWNYNFSYEKSYKKIGGLYQIICENDYNKIQEMLSQDSFYTTSYPYFIPAVILTNYNIATVTLDYLLYNPILNLISYNALKFSFLPNTKTYKEIVTLSASCNQINWYFVVSFFVFLCIFIMYILKDVRTYFLVGFNLYVKMYSCKFMSIVCVLLNMLSLGIYLLFQYKVPNLNATYENGKYKIDSLYANANSESIVNMFYDIERVILYIEWTKYIFIFTCFITFIFSYYLIIKNYGLLIKKYNNVEKYIKKDFLYPCSILLIFVFIYLCIVSMYRYEVFNIFENENCNMLYAYILNICLVFANFQGFNISSIINTEGNNLSYFYFIPTLFFIFTIIFSFIFFLAIKSYIKRNKKMYKWYMRHFKENRTLSKDNNTEKGIKIQAYKKRKSIYNKNNEYNKSERTIETNICNDDRSQNEIEKEKEKEKIEKNENEKQGEAQKENIKDEYIKDEYIKDEYIQDQNMQDQNMQDQNIHDQHMHNRKGNNKNIYYIKSHHKNIHNNNTVDYNSEEDGNSKSKLSKDLPLSDLKEDSIKNNNSNTSKNSYDNSEENNIRNVEYMNEEDGSECYNFSLNNSSDCEINVDNIVKELNYKDMIKLGKKSNTNKEVYSSNMMEENEENIFQIEKFINIFFNLRNRFLPFSYNVKKYILKEYNKKTKNKKSEKLMCYFYIFIGLLLFCSLFIINNFKKISETENLLKYQIENVSFLSSDKLFTNMKFYHENKSVNVSINNEYLNFHKIKNKNDIIKWIKNCFTVYLENGTDLFGNNAIYHNSYKWIEIYDLLYGKIYIRMTSREEINISDNNNNNNNNIICNNRQDKCYAYIRNEKNILKNNLNDILSLIDDSIKELEISFILSDVDDHHNIFVKINFHFTSTGYISKYIQFDHLFFNSFNIYQFIGVVVNFLYLIILLSLLIVIYKYYYTNFFYFYNLCVSSLKGTIHSNNSNMTHIMNTQMENFMYRNDNNRRNLQNMDNANNFNVVNINNNNDNNNDNSNSYSYSNNIMFDKYQDNNMNNEEINYYGPYYNENNFTLNNNYISNMNYHPDNFYSNANINNKRTKYNLSLLLKLKIYLTYLFECDIIKLFIFILHILIVLFWLALCININRISYYNEILLDSYFDIHINTIFFYSIMIYIFYLFLFLTIMNMFFYLSKYVKNEVIYEALYYNRLQILKSVLLLLFVCFHFIIFHYFFYYGIDNYENITIYEHVIYSFLILIGMVKMEIYLKYSTLYFFVIILPHLIFIRFLFIYTLFAPILSSYIIIKKNRSKQSNNTDNISSDKVYNIESNYGDSSMYNMENMNTDFMYNIDNNNNNNNNNKNKNNNDNNDIKNNNKNNNKRNLIYKEQKENGTNNQYDEEDYRAFILTRLSSEQWKGLKEEIKEFAKMETYNILVYFQKFKNQIDSKKINFMSTILKNEYTYLNEQINNIILDLRKVELQWKFQSKLVNSSNAYIDKINNQIDMTEEEIVESKSKLSSLKQYLQKVQMHPTKERDE; from the exons ATGGTGGATATAGATAAAGAACCTATATCAAAcgaaaataatattaaatatttaaaagtgtattctaatatattatttaaatatacagAAGCACAAgagaagaaaaaagaatacATTGATGTAGCTTTATTGGgagataatataaaagagGAAAAGagattttttaaattaataaatattgatattatattaataattttatggTTCTTTGTGCTTTACAgtttttcatataatatagtaGAAGTACGAAATTTCcaaaatgatttatataataatataaatgagTCTACATTTTATTCTGAAACTTTTTATAAATCATTGagtgataatataaaaaaaattaataatgattattCATATGAATCTAGAAAAAAGGATTATAcaacatttaaaaatataaataataaatttgaATTAGCTTCATGgataaaaaatgaatttgttaaaaatgtatcttatgaaaaatatttcaataataatattatatttggAAATTGTTGGAGAATAACTATGagattatataataataataataataatagtaatgattcattaataaaaaaattttataataaaaaaaaattatatgaaatatattcagatactaattttttaaaggaaatagaaaataagCAAAATATTAGTTATCCttattttgataaaaaatGGAATTATAACTTTTCATATgaaaaatcatataaaaagatTGGAGGATtatatcaaataatatgtgaaaatgattataataaaattcaAGAAATGTTATCTCAAGATAGTTTTTATACAACATCATATCCATATTTTATACCAGCTGTTATATtaacaaattataatatagCTACAGTTACATTagattatttattatataatccTATATTAAATCTCATATCTTATAATGCtttaaaattttctttcttACCTAATACtaaaacatataaagaaatagTTACATTGTCAGCTTCATGTAATCAAATCAATTGGTATTTCGTTGTTTCGTTTTTTGTATTTctttgtatatttattatgtatatattaaaagatgTGAGAACTTATTTCCTGGTCGGTTTTAATTTGTATGTGAAAATGTATAGTTGCAAATTTATGAGCATAG TGTGTGTcttattaaatatgttaaGCCTAGGTATTTATCTTCTATTTCAATATAAGGTACCCAATTTAAATGCTACATATGAAAATgggaaatataaaatagaTTCCTTATATGCTAATGCAAACTCAGAAAGTATTGTAAATATGTTTTACGATATTGAACGAgttatattgtatatagaatggacaaaatatatttttatatttacatgtttcataacatttatattttcatattatttaattataaaaaattatggtttgttaataaaaaaatataataatgttgagaagtatattaaaaaggaTTTCTTGTATCCTTGctctattttattaatctttgttttcatatatttatgtatagTTTCAATGTATCGTTATGAGGtctttaatatttttgaaaatgaaaattgTAATATGCTTTATgcttatattttaaatatatgtttagTTTTTGCAAACTTTCAAGgatttaatatatcatcaataataaatacagagggaaataatttatcttatttttatttcatcccaacacttttttttatattcacgattattttttcttttatcttttttttggCCATAAAATCATACATTAAGAGAAATAAGAAAATGTACAAATGGTATATGCGTCATTTTAAAGAAAACAGAACGCTAAGTAAAGATAATAACACGGAAAAGGGAATAAAAATTCAAGCATATAAGAAAAGAAAGTCAATTTAcaacaaaaataatgagtataataaaagtgaACGAACGATAGAAActaatatatgtaatgaTGATAGAAGTCAAAACGaaatagaaaaagaaaaagaaaaagaaaaaatagaaaaaaatgaaaatgagAAACAAGGTGAAGcacaaaaagaaaatataaaagatgaatatataaaagatgaatatataaaagatgaaTATATACAAGATCAAAATATGCAAGATCAAAATATGCAAGATCAAAATATACACGATCAACATATGCACAATAGAAAGGGTAAcaataaaaacatttattatattaagaGTCATCATAAAAACATacacaataataatacagTTGATTACAATTCCGAGGAAGATGGCAATAGCAAATCCAAACTCAGCAAAGATTTACCCTTATCAGATTTAAAGGAAGAttcaataaaaaataataacagTAATACTTCAAAAAATTCATATGACAATTcagaagaaaataatataagaaatgTTGAATATATGAACGAAGAAGATGGAAGTGAATGTTAcaatttttctttaaataattcaaGTGATTGTGAAATAAATGTAGACAATATAGTTAAAgaattaaattataaagatATGATAAAATTAGGGAAGAAATCGAATACTAATAAAGAGGTTTATTCTTCCAATATGATGGAggaaaatgaagaaaatattttccaaattgaaaaatttataaatatattttttaacttGAGAAATCGATTTTTAcctttttcttataatgtaaaaaaatatattttaaaggagtataataaaaaaacgaagaataaaaaaagtgaGAAATTGAtgtgttatttttatatatttataggcttattactattttgtagtttattcattataaataattttaagaAAATAAGTGAAACAGAAAATTTGTTAAAATATCAAATTGAAAATGTAAGTTTCTTGAGTAGTGATAAATTATTCACGAATATGAAATTTTATCACGAAAATAAAAGTGTAAATGTTagtattaataatgaatatttaaatttccataaaataaaaaacaaaaatgatattataaaatggataaaaaattgttttACTGTATATTTAGAAAATGGTACAGATTTATTTGGTAACAATGctatatatcataattcatataaatgGATAGAAATATATGACTTATTATATggtaaaatatatatacgtATGACATCAAgagaagaaataaatataagtgataataataataataataataataatataatatgtaataatagACAAGATAAATGTTATGCatatataagaaatgaaaaaaatatattgaaaaataatttaaatgatatTTTATCACTTATTGATGATTCtataaaagaattagaaatatcatttattttatctgATGTGGATGatcatcataatatatttgtaaaaataaattttcattttacTTCTACTGGttatatatcaaaatatatacagtttgatcatttattttttaattcttttaatatatatcagTTTATTGGTGTAGTCGTAAATTTTCTCtatcttattatattattatctttattaatagttatatataagtattattatacaaattttttttatttttataacttATGCGTTAGTTCCTTGAAAGGTACTATTCATTctaataatagtaatatgACACATATTATGAATACACAAATGGAGAATTTTATGTACagaaatgataataatagaaggaatttacaaaatatgGACAATGCAAATAATTTCAATGtagtaaatataaataataataatgataataataatgataatagtaatagtTATAGttatagtaataatattatgttcGATAAATATCAGGATAATAACATGAATAATGAGGagataaattattatggtccttattataatgaaaataattttactttaaacaataattatatttctaaTATGAACTATCATCCtgataatttttattccaatgctaatattaataataaaagaacaaaatataatttaagtTTGTTACTTaaattgaaaatatatcttaCATATCTTTTTGAATgtgatattataaaattgtttatatttatattacatatattaatagtCCTATTTTGGCTAGctttatgtataaatataaatagaatttcttattataatgaaattttattagatagttattttgatattcatataaataccattttcttttattctattatgatttatattttttatctgtttctttttttaactattatgaatatgtttttttatttatccAAGTACGTTAAAAATGAAGTTATATATGAGgctttatattataatagattacagatattaaaaagtgtcttattattattatttgtatgttttcattttattatttttcattatttcttttattacGGTATagataattatgaaaatataacaatatatgAGCATGTgatatattcatttttaatattaataggTATGGTAAAAAtggaaatatatttaaaatatagtACCTTATATTTTTTCGTTATTATATTACCTCATTTGATTTTCATACgtttcctttttatttatactcTTTTTGCCCCTATATTATCTAgttacataataataaaaaaaaacagaaGCAAACAAAGTAATAATACAGATAATATTAGTAGTGATaaagtatataatattgaaaGCAATTATGGTGACAGCAGTATGTataatatggaaaatatgAATACTGATTTTATGTACAACATtgacaataataataataataataataataataaaaataaaaataataatgataataatgatattaaaaataataataaaaataataacaaaagaaaccttatatataaagaacaaaaagaaaatggTACCAATAATCAAtatgatgaagaagatTATAGAGCTTTCATATTAACACGTTTAAGTAGTGAACAGTGGAAAGGtttaaaagaagaaatcAAAGAATTTGCTAAAATGgaaacatataatatattggtatattttcaaaaatttaaaaatcAAATAGATAGTAAAAAAATCAATTTTATGTCCacaatattaaaaaatgaatatacttatttaaatgaacaaataaataatatcatattaGATTTACGTAAAGTCGAATTACAATGGAAATTTCAAAGCAAACTTGTTAACTCATCTAATGcatatatagataaaataaataatcaaaTTGATATGACTGAAGAAGAAATTGTTGAAAGTAAAAGTAAACTTTCTTCATTAAAGCAGTATTTGCAAAAAGTCCAAATGCACCCTACAAAAGAGCGGGACgaatga
- a CDS encoding hypothetical protein (conserved Plasmodium protein, unknown function), producing the protein MTTLQKKLSALKRKNREDGVINKNVDPSLMYNTNNLNNYVRCNTEKHKTYNNMKSNVGVDNGKNMVNVKYAKYSKYTHKGYPKQYIQKKQATHNHIKRIIRKSISWFSYQNFRNILLWKKKSTIIKNNDGLNVNIVVKKNNSINSVTKSSNKETVLKENTEKYIKKVPIQNKKKELPKSVHSTKNINNNIKSTNIIKNDKIINVNNGSICRSNSDSNDLLKKNYVFKINKPEAPYIQELLGKMKDDDSILKDKYDNVKTEREKKKVNKKKNIIIMEKKKGNYHNYSDNSTNISSNKIEENMSCSFPASSQILSNNNNNNNNNNDICDDDDDDNIESNSVDYKIKIYNNLMENIKPTRSYQLDISHPLYNSLCKNELSYLSSNWHDRINFAFRNIWALSDYMYDEKSEGEREKEFFNELELFHASSNIGACGLVYSLFLQNIEDDELNNYLKKCFVQINKENYPHIYKIYKPKFEDDLIFLFDSIVFTIVLGSTKDNINYNIARKIYSNDLKGKMVLCDCIYNLKRKSNFCLPIANQIDFMGMRIIAEPLIPLNEQYMPIDIIKDIYEHTDMNDYMSDEDRLPSSHVMDNTSNKMNDKRENDHFTNNEYYDNYMDMINNTCVDKNEINMLCNNKLNSIKKKKKKSKENDKFYGKIMLEIEKYDIEFSDQLKQMSHYINYDCCILPIGISNYFELNILKNKNNVKIYKSIIDNLYFIRGTEEILPPFLLLNMDKENYITRLRYEFIKYYYEKPLCNTTKSINIKYDEYKNHNNNIDKIKEATKECINNIDNYIIPKISNFLLNFSDSYDITQVYHSHGININKLGYLLKKEIPDYLSEMVCKELIARTLKCIYYEHIHSFIINHLKNETIVKNISNQEFNNVIKGKDHCMNNYLDNNTSTTCSNNEINNINNDNNNNNNREYCLYSNTYIKDNGHYNLFNDSNACCQSRNKKGKMIFSCLCKKCISDWNYFPELTPHKLLIRLINLTLNINTLESLTFWNNILIPDCMKKYNINLNEYINIKDIEIYGLLLCIEYHLGISFTNECKQNYKIKLPLTLNDMSNFSTKKDVTSFPNIYSLKNIFSSNINLNLNNILQNNNVNDNYNSINHLIRKDNKYKYKYEYNLNSSSFNHDINKLYDNENINNQIDNSHDEKTFEGNNFLNNKNNQTNMKNVYLLLEDMIDDNILSQVGDKINKHCPNKYEQNENTKKMNTYKKRENQLFDNSNNYDKQMYFERNHFSFFYPKSKICLPLYCTWYYKNIEKLYSNILLQEKFKIKNNLKENIVDIIGIQMSNFLSIHNICTVGTCSKIKSFIYEYNIPCHPYCILNEKMKCINYVRSKKAIYLLLNFNINKNVLKLSKIFLHLAYIHFEHGYIEKCLKVCYYIYNNIPSIGTIKRDILILTFQCKLKEEKIQDALLIYKLIIQFSKYYDGEYNITTLWCNILLMQYYYDKANVTETEGIKKRNNIDIEDKKDCYEKYDNRNMMYNQNRMDLKRKYLINALYYSKRCYHILSSRLNDICFDFIYIFSLIMLGNILMSLNKFAKAIKYYNLSLQYCIKGKIPTFLLVQNKCLLAECLKKNGNVYKAIELAEECLQILYTNSNTYIPNLDLYIILKLAQMKEYIGCKDLITYYPYISLKQNSCNNNNNNNIINKKICLSDFINFEQKYLNEKNIKYRNEAINLYIILYEKLKNKKNYAVVNAKDMFGNFYIKDDIIYNNNKTEINMNNDDIERIYELIKEILKIKVISLCMNKQIMFASKLLAIVLSKNSSPFINNLTLMKDKNGNRNILFNKYDDYDDDEDIIKNVMEKNENKNINNLIYNDILLNNINHHHNNMNGMLNYQLSHFHLNKQKKIFEKSCYTKDYDYISVEKILFDHTYFEIEDICKYCYLKCDDNINKCTNNEMNYSLNPSIWFDILFFNVMKGTCNNKELIVLIDLFKTFLTPMQKQLILYHIKSLHNINNNDEYSEYIQYLLNREKTKFLHFTNVIDQNFHTSWYDNNNKPEHLSNFDKKDIIKNIDLLSNIRVTNPNLYSC; encoded by the coding sequence ATGACTACACTACAGAAAAAACTGTCTGCgttaaaaagaaaaaatagaGAAGATGgtgtaataaataaaaatgtagaTCCATCATTAATGTATAATACCAacaatttaaataattacGTGAGGTGTAACACGGAGAAAcataaaacatataataatatgaaatcAAATGTGGGTGTAGATAATGGAAAGAACATGGTAAATGTAAAATACGCAAAGTATTCAAAATATACACACAAAGGGTATCCAAAACAATATATTCAAAAGAAACAAGCAACACATAACCatataaaaaggataatTCGTAAATCTATATCATGGTTTAGTTATCAAAACtttagaaatatattattatggaaaaagaaaagtacaataataaaaaataatgatggATTGAATGTGAATATTGTggttaaaaaaaataactCTATTAACAGTGTTACAAAAAGTAGCAATAAAGAAACGgtattaaaagaaaatactgaaaaatatataaaaaaagttcccatacaaaataagaaaaaagaacTACCAAAGAGTGTACATAGTactaaaaatataaataataatataaaaagtacaaatataattaagaatgataaaataatcaATGTAAATAATGGGAGTATATGTAGAAGCAATTCAGATAGTAATGacttattaaaaaaaaattatgtttttaaaataaataaaccAGAAGCTCCATATATTCAAGAGTTGTTAGGTAAAATGAAGGATGATGATAGTATTTTAAAGgataaatatgataatgtAAAAACTGAAcgagaaaaaaaaaaagttaataaaaaaaaaaatataataataatggagaagaaaaaaggaaattatcataattatagTGATAATAGTACTAACATTAGTAGTAATAAAattgaagaaaatatgtCCTGTAGTTTTCCAGCATCTAGCCAAATATTATcaaacaataataataataataataataataatgatatttgcgatgatgatgatgatgataatatagAATCCAATTCGGTTGATTACAAAATTAAGATATACAACAATTTaatggaaaatataaaaccTACCAGAAGTTACCAATTGGATATAAGTCACCCCTTATATAACAGCCTATGTAAAAATGAACTTTCGTATTTAAGCTCTAATTGGCATGATAGAATAAATTTTGCATTTCGCAATATTTGGGCCTTGAGCGATTATATGTATGATGAAAAAAGCGAAGGAGAAAGAGAAAAGgaattttttaatgaattAGAATTATTTCATGCATCAAGTAATATAGGTGCATGTGGTTTAGTATATTCGTTATTTCTACAAAATATAGAAGATgatgaattaaataattatttaaaaaaatgttttgttcaaataaataaagagAATTATCCccatatttataaaatatataaaccTAAATTTGAAGatgatttaatatttttatttgatagTATAGTGTTTACTATAGTTTTAGGAAGTACAaaggataatataaattataatattgcacgaaaaatatatagtaaTGATTTAAAAGGTAAAATGGTTTTATGTgattgtatatataatttaaaaagaaagtCTAACTTCTGTTTGCCTATAGCTAACCAAATTGATTTTATGGGTATGAGAATAATAGCAGAACCATTAATCCCTTTAAATGAGCAATATATGCCaatagatataataaaagatatatacGAACACACTGATATGAATGATTATATGAGTGATGAAGATAGGTTACCTTCAAGTCATGTAATGGATAATACGtcaaataaaatgaatgataaaagagaaaatgatcattttacaaataatgaatactatgataattatatggatatgataaataatacCTGTGTAGACAAAAATGAGATAAATATgttatgtaataataaattgaactctataaaaaaaaaaaaaaaaaaaagtaaagaAAATGACAAATTTTATGGAAAAATAATGCTagaaatagaaaaatatgatatagAATTTTCAGATCAATTAAAACAAATGAgtcattatataaattatgattGTTGTATTTTACCTATTGGTATATCTAATTATTTTGAActgaatatattaaaaaataaaaataatgtaaaaatatataaatcaataattgataatttatattttataagaGGAACAGAAGAAATATTACCTCCTTTTCTACTTTTAAATATGGATAaggaaaattatattacaaGATTAAGATatgaatttataaaatattattatgaaaaacCACTATGTAATACTACTAAAtccataaatataaaatatgatgaatataaaaatcataataataatatagataaaataaaagaagcTACAAAGGaatgtattaataatattgataattATATCATACCCAAAATatctaattttttattaaatttttcaGATAGTTATGATATAACACAAGTATATCATTCTCATggtataaatataaataagttaggttatttattaaaaaaagaaatacCTGATTATTTATCAGAAATGGTATGTAAGGAACTTATTGCCCGTACTTTAAAgtgtatttattatgaacacatacattcatttataataaatcatttaaaaaatgaaactatagtaaagaatatatcaaatcaagaatttaataatgtaataaaaGGAAAGGATCATTgtatgaataattatttgGACAATAATACATCCACTACATGTAGtaataatgaaattaataatatcaataatgataataataataataataataggGAATATTGCTTATATAgtaatacatatataaaagataatgGTCATTATAATCTTTTTAATGATAGCAATGCATGTTGTCAATCtagaaataaaaagggGAAAATGATTTTTTCTTGCTTATGCAAGAAATGTATATCTGATTGGAACTATTTCCCTGAATTAACACCtcataaattattaatacgtttaataaatttaacattaaatattaatacgTTAGAGTCTTTAACATTTtggaataatatattaatacctgattgtatgaaaaaatataatatcaatttgaatgaatatataaatataaaagatatagaaatataCGGTTTGCTCCTTTGTATAGAATATCATTTGGGTATATCTTTTACTAATGAATGtaaacaaaattataaaattaaattacCTTTAACTTTGAATGATATGTCTAATTTTTCTACCAAAAAAGATGTAACTTCTTTtccaaatatatatagtttaaaaaatattttttcatccaatataaatttaaatctaaataatatcttacaaaataataatgtaaatgATAACTATAATAGCATAAATCATTTAATTAGgaaagataataaatataaatataaatatgaatataatttaaattctTCGTCATTTAACCATgatataaacaaattatatgaCAATGAAAACATTAATAATCAAATTGATAACTCTCATGATGAAAAAACTTTTGAAGggaataattttttaaataataaaaataatcaaacaaatatgaaaaatgtatatttattattagaaGATATGATAGATGATAATATACTCTCACAAGTAGgtgataaaataaacaaacaTTGTCctaataaatatgaacaaaatgaaaacactaaaaaaatgaatacatataaaaagagAGAGAATCAGTTGTTTGATAACTCTAATAATTATGACAAACAAATGTATTTTGAAAGAAatcatttttcttttttttatcccAAATCTAAGATTTGCCTCCCATTATATTGTACATGGTACtacaaaaatattgaaaagttatattcaaatattttattacaagaaaagtttaaaataaaaaataatttaaaagaaaacatTGTAGATATAATTGGTATTCAAATGAGCAATTTTTTAAgtattcataatatatgtacTGTTGGTACATGtagtaaaataaaaagttttatatatgaatataatataccTTGTCATCCTTATTGTATTcttaatgaaaaaatgaaatgtataaattatGTAAGATCAAAGAAAGcaatttatttattactaaattttaatataaataaaaatgtattaaaattatctaaaatatttcttcatttggcatatatacattttgaGCACGGATATATAGAAAAGTGTCTAAAGgtatgttattatatttataataatattccaAGTATAGGAACGATAAAAAGAGATATACTTATTTTAACATTTCAGTGTAAATTAAAAGAGGAAAAAATCCAAGATGctttattaatttataaattaataatacaatttagtaaatattatgatggggaatataatataactACATTATGgtgtaatatattattaatgcaatattattatgataaagCGAATGTCACCGAAACTGAaggtataaaaaaaaggaataatatagatatagaagataaaaaggattgttatgaaaaatatgataatagaaatatgatgtataatcaaaatagaatggatttaaaaagaaaatatttaataaatgcATTATACTATTCAAAAAGATGCTATCATATTCTTTCAAGTAGATTAAATGATATTTGTTttgattttatatatatattttcattaataaTGTTAGGTAACATATTAATGtctttaaataaatttgcAAAGgcaataaaatattataatttatcattacaatattgtattaaaggaaaaataCCAACTTTTCTGTTAgtacaaaataaatgttTATTAGCAGAATGTTTGAAGAAAAATGGGAATGTGTATAAAGCCATTGAACTAGCAGAAGAATgtttacaaatattatatacaaatagtaatacatatattcCAAATTtagatttatatataatattgaagTTAGCACAAATGAAAGAATATATAGGTTGTAAAGATTTAATTACGtattatccatatatatcattaaaacaaaatagttgtaataataataataataataatataattaacaAGAAAATATGCTTATCagattttataaattttgaacagaaatatttaaatgaaaaaaatatcaagTATAGAAATGAAGctataaatttatatataatattatatgaaaaattaaaaaataaaaaaaactatGCTGTTGTAAATGCTAAAGATATGTTTGgtaatttttatatcaaagatgatataatatataataataataaaactgaaatcaatatgaataatgatgatattgaaagaatatatgaacttataaaagaaatattaaaaattaaggTAATATCATTATGTATGAATAAACAAATTATGTTTGCTTCCAAATTATTAGCAATCGTTTTATCGAAAAATTCATCTccttttataaataatttaacaTTGATGAAAGACAAAAATGGAAATcgaaatattttatttaataaatatgatgattatgatgatgatgaagatattataaaaaatgtgatggaaaaaaatgaaaataaaaatataaataacctaatatataatgatattttattgaataatattaatcatcatcataataatatgaatggTATGCTTAATTATCAACTTAgtcattttcatttaaataaacaaaaaaaaatttttgaaaaaagCTGTTACACAAAAgattatgattatatatctgtagaaaaaattttatttgatcatacatattttgaaatagaagatatatgtaaatattgttatttgaaatgtgatgataatattaataaatgtactaataatgaaatgaaTTATTCTTTAAATCCAAGTATATGGTTTGATATActattttttaatgtaaTGAAAGGTacatgtaataataaagaattaattGTATTAATCGATCTATTTAAAACTTTTTTAACACCTATGCAAAAACAACtcattttatatcatatcaaatctttacataatattaataataatgatgaatattcagaatatatacaatacTTATTAAATAGggaaaaaacaaaatttttaCATTTCACAAATGTGATAGATCAAAATTTTCATACATCATGGTAtgacaataataacaaaCCTGAGCATTTGTCGAATTTTGataaaaaggatataataaaaaatatagatttGTTATCTAATATTAGGGTTACAAATCCGAACTTATATTCTTGTTAA